TTTTCTTACTTTCCGGTTGAACTTCCGTGAGCTGAATAAGGCCTCGACCGGTAGCAACTACTACCCCGTGATGGCGCACGTCAACCACCGTACCAGGCGGAACAGATCCGGCATGCCCGTCGATAATCCGTGTACGCCAAATTTTAAGTGTTTTACCGCTGTGCGTCGTATACGCCCCGGGCCAGGGGTTAAGACCGCGAACCAGATTATGGACCTCTAGGGCCGACCGGCGCCAGTCCACCTGTTCAATATCCCTAGTTAGCAGCGGCGCGTAACTGGCCGCGCTGTTATCCTGCGGTATCCGGGGGGCATTGCCAGCCATTAGCAGTTCTAGCGATCGGACTAACAATTCAGCTCCCATCCATTTTAGCCGATCGTGCAACTCTCCTGTCGTTTCGTCAGGTCCGATAGGAGTTTCAGCTTTTAATATCATGTCCCCCGTATCCATGCCAATATCCATCCACATGGTAGTAACGCCTGTTTTCGTTTCACCGTTTATAATTGCCCAGTGAATAGGGGCTGCGCCCCGGTATCGGGGAAGCAAAGAAGCGTGAACATTAATGCAGCCAAGCGGAGGCAGATCGAGCAACCCTTGAGGGAGAATTTGGCCGAAAGCTACGACAACGATAACGTCCGGTCGTAGCTGCAGCATGTGGTTAATAAAGACAGGATCTTTAATTTTCTCTGGTTGTAAAACAGGGAGTCCCTGGCTTATCGCAAACTCTTTAACGGGCGAAGCTGCCATCCGCTGCCCCCGACCTTTGGGACGGTCAGGTTGAGTGACGACGGCAACGATGTCGTGCTTGGCAGCCAACAGTTTTTCTAGTGTCGGCACGGCAAAATCAGGAGTGCCCATAAATATAACACGCAGCTTCCCCATTATTCCTGTCCTTGCCCCTTATATAATGTTTTGGCTTTTTCAATAAAAAGCACGCCGTCAAGGTGATCAATTTCATGCTGCAGTGCTCGTGCCAGCAAACCGGTCCCGGTAATACGCACTTTTTTTCCTGAACGCTCCAAACCTTCGACAACTACCTGGGCGTACCTTTCCACTTCACCATATACCCCCGGAACGCTGAGACAGCCCTCGGTATTTGTTTCACTGCCTTCTGCTGCAACAATCACAGGATTAATTAATTCGATAAGCCCGTCACCGACATCGACAACAATAATTCGTAATGAAACGCCTACCTGCGGTGCTGCCAGCCCTACTCCTTCCGCAGCATACATGGTCTGGGCCATATCATCCAGTAATTGTTTGACTTTGCGGTCAATTTTGCCTACCGGCGCGGCTTTTTCTTTTAAAACTTTATCGCCGGCTTTTTTTATCTCTAGGACTGACATGCCAACCTCCTTAATCGGTACTTACTTACTTATGTCCAATTCTAACATAAAAAGTGGAAAAACGCTATCTACCTATAATAGCTATAATAGGTTAAGTGGATCGATATCAAGGATAACGTCGCGCCGCGAAGCAACCCCCATACTGACGAGAGTTTCTTTAACTTCTGCCATCGCATTACTTTTGATCAAAATATTCATGCGGAAAATGTCTTCAATCTTGGCAATTGGGGCAGGAAACGGGCCTACTACTTGCGTTTTTCCGATACTACTAAGCGCCCGGTTCAATTCATCGGCCAAATTTTGCGCATGGCCACAGACAAGAGTTTCTTCAGTCCCGTGTACAGTTAATTTAATCAATCCTCCAAAAGGAGGGTAATGCAGTTGACGGCGATAAGCAGCTTCAATATTATAAAACGCGTGGTAATCGTGGGCGGCGCCGGCTTTAATTGCATAGTGTTCGGGATTATACGTCTGGACGACAACATGACCGGGCTGACTACCCCGCCCTGCTCTGCCGGCCGCCTGCGTTATTAAGGCAAATGTCTTTTCCGCTGCACGAAAATCCGGAAGATTCAATGATGTATCAGCGGCAATAATGCCAACAGCGGTTACATTGGGAATATCAATACCTTTTGCAACCATTTGTGTTCCTAGCAGTATATCATATTCTCCCCGCGAAAACGCAGAGAGTATGCGTTCATGTGCCATCTTGCCGGTCGTAGTATCCTGATCCATTCTTACCACCCGGGCTTCGGGAAAAAGCGCGGCCAATTCTTCTTCCACCTTTTGCGTACCTGTGCCGAAATAGCGAATATAACGGCTGCCACAAGCCGGACAAAGGCTAGGCGCCTGCCTTGTTTTTTGGCAATAATGACACCTAATCGTTTTATCCGTAGCGTGATAAACAAGCGAGACATCACAGTGCTCACACCGCAAGACATGCCCGCATTCTCGGCATAACACAAACGTGGCATAACCCCTGCGGTTCAGCAAAATAATGGCTTGCCCTCCTTCTTGCCTGGTCTGCGTTAGCAGTTCGCGTAGCGGCTGAGAAATTACTCCCCGACGCCCGGCCGCCAGTTCCTCGCGCATATCGACCACCGTTACTGCCGGCAGGGCTCGGCCATCCACGCGTTCAGACAATGTTAACAAAACATGTCTCCCCGCAAGGGCTTGATAATAACTTTCTAATGACGGAGTCGCACTGCCAAGCACTACCGACGCTCCTGCCTGTCTTGCCCGCATGAGGGCGACCTCACGCGTATGATAGCGGGGACTCTCTTCTTGTTTATATGTAAACTCGTGTTCTTCGTCTAATATAATAAGGCCAATTTGGGTACAAGGAGCAAATACGGCAGAACGAGCGCCAATCACTATCCCCGCTTCGCCAGCCCGGATACGTTGCCAGGCATCGTGACGCTCACCTGCTGATAGACGGCTATGAACCACGACCACGTCTTCACCAAACCGTTCATTAAACCGGGAAACGGTTTGACCTGTCAGGGCAATTTCCGGCACCATCACAATAACCTGCCGCCCTTGCTGTCTTGCTGCCGCTGCCGCTTCAATATATACTTGCGTTTTACCGCTCCCGGTAACACCATGAATAAGAAAAGACTTATGCTCTCTTGAAGCAATAGCTGCTAATATTTGGGTAACGGCCTGACGCTGTTCATTCGTCAGTGCCATTCTATTTTCTTGCGGGGCCGGCTCGCGGCATAACTGTGCATAACTATTTCGCATCACCCGCCGCCGTTCACTGCGGACTAAGCCGGCCGCAATAAGCCGCTTAACAGTATCCGCACTAATCCTATACTGTTTTAAGCGATTTGGTGTTAGTTCTGACTCTTCCATAAGGACTGTCAGCAGCCGCTGTTGCGCTGGCTTGCCAGTTAGGCGGTCAAGAGTTTCTGCGGCTTCTCGGCGGTTCACAGCAAGCATTAGCCGCTGCTCATACCGGGGGCGAAACTTCGATATGCTCATTGCAGCCCGTTCGACCAAATTCAACCGCTCCAATTTACGGAGAGCAGTTAACACGTTCGGCCCAAACTTTTTAACCAGTTGGTGTTGTGCAGTCAAGCTCTTTGCGCGTAAATAATTAAGGACTTGGTTCATTTCGTCTGAAATTTGGCATGATAAGGAAGAACTTGGCTTGCTCTCGCTTTCGTTCAAGCGGTAAGCGATATGGCTTTTTAATTCTCCTTTTCCTGGCACAAACAGGCGCAAAGCTTCAGCCAGCGGGCACAAATAGTAATTGCTCATCCACTCGGCTGTTTGCAGCATATTTTCATCAAACCAAGGTTCATCATCCAACACGCTTAATACAGGCTTTAATCCTTCCGCTTCGGCCTGCTCTTTAACGGCAACAACAAAGCCCTCGGCCTCGCGTTGGCCGAAAGGCACCCGCACACGCCACCCCCTGCCAACAAACGCCAATTCCGGCGGAATGAGATAAGAAAAGGTAGCAGCGATAGTACGTACGGCAATATTAACGGCCACTTCCGCAATGCGCCCCATGTTCTTCACCTCATAAAAAAGAAGAGTACTGTTTGCAGCAAACAGTACATCCTACTTCGCTGTACGGTATAATTCTTGCTTAGGTCGGAAAATACCTGCTACCTGTCATCGTTTTGTTCATACCCGACCAGAAACTCATCTAATTCAAAACCCGTATCCATAGGCTGACGTTTAAAGAAACGTTTCAAGCGACTCTTCCCCAGCGGCGTAAAACGGTACCGCATAATAGCCTACCCGCGGATGGAATACCCGAGCATTTGCAAAGTTTCTTCAATATAGCCGCTGGCGATTACATTAGCGTCATACTCAACGGTAACTTGTCTGGTATTTAGATTAACATCGACATCGGTAACCCCGTCAAGATGGCTCAAGGTGTGCTCAATGCGGTCACGACAATGATCACCCTTAAGACCACCCACCGAATATACCGACTTCTTAATTGCTTTTGAAGCAGGCACTGCAATACTAACCCCCTTTGGTTTATCACTATGATGTTAGTATTGCCAGTACCAGCGGTTTAAATTAAAGATTTGCTTCCCGCCGTAAAATTTCCGCTTTGTCGGTTCGTTCCCACGGAAGATCAATATCCGTTCGGCCAAAATGGCCATAGGCTGCCGTCTGGCGGTAGATTGGGCGACGCAAATCAAGGCTCTTGATAATACCGGCCGGACGAAGGTCAAAATGTTTTTGAATAAGTTCGACAATGCGGCTTTCGGCAATTTTAGCAGTGCCGAAAGTTTCAACCATAATCGATACAGGGCGGGCAATACCGATTGCGTAGGCCAACTGAATTTCACACTTATCGGCCAAGCCGGCGGCTACAACATTTTTAGCCACATAGCGAGCTGCATAAGCAGCTGACCGGTCGACTTTAGTGGGATCTTTGCCGGAAAAAGCACCGCCACCGTGACGGGCCATACCGCCATAGGTATCAACAATAATTTTGCGCCCAGTCAAGCCGGCATCTCCCTGTGGTCCACCAACGACAAACCGGCCGGTAGGATTAATATAATATTTGGTTTGAGCATCCAGCATGTCCCCGGGAACAACAGGAGTAATAACTTTGGCGATGATATCTTTTTCAATGGTGGCAAGATCCACATCAGGACTATGTTGGGCCGAAACGACAATGGTGTCCACGCGGACCGGCTTGCCGTCTACATACTCTACTGTCACCTGGGTTTTTCCATCGGGACGCAGATAAGCAAGTTCGCCATTTTTACGAACCTCAGCCAGCCGGCGAGCCAGACGATGAGCTAAAGCTATGGGCAGTGGCATGAACTCAGGGGTCTCATTAGTTGCATAGCCGAACATCATGCCTTGGTCACCGGCACCGATCGCCTCGACTTCATCCATCTCGCCACGTTTAGCTTCCAGTGCTTTATTTACGCCCATCGCAATATCAGGTGACTGCTCGTCAATTGATGTCATTACACCACAGGTATCGCCGTCAAAACCAAATTTTGCACGGGTATAACCAATCTCTTTAATGGTCTCCCGCACAATCTTCGGAATATCGACATAGCAAGAAGTTGTGATTTCCCCTACCACATGGACAAGTCCGGTTGTTACTAAAGTTTCACAAGCGACACGAGCCATGGGGTCTTGGGCAAGGATTGCGTCGAGAATACTGTCAGAAATTTGATCGGCAATTTTGTCCGGATGCCCTTCGGTAACCGATTCCGATGTAAATAATACCCGCTTTTTTTCCATTTGTGCACCTCCTAATCAATAAAAAAACTCCCACAAGGGAGACTTTTGTCGTATACTCCCCATCTCGCGCCGTACGCCGGAATTGGCACCGTTTTGGACTTGCCAAATGGTTGCCGCGGTTTCATCGGGCCAGTCCCTCCACCAACTCTTGATGAGTATAGTATATGTAATTTTCACCAAAGCAATTTTAAAGTAAAACAAGGAAAAAATCAACCTTTTTTTGTCAATAAATCGCAAACTCTATCAAGAATAATTTCGGCAACACGCGTTTTCGGCATTCGCTCTAGTTCTTCAACACTACCATCACGATAAATAAGCTTAACAATATTAGTGTCGGCGTTAAACCCCGCCCCCGGTAGCGTAACATCATTAGCTACTATCATATCAAGATTTTTTTGGGCCAATTTTTCCTTAGCGTTACTAAGCAAGTCCTGCGTTTCAGCGGCAAACCCCACCAAGATTTGGTGCCGCTTCAACGCCCCCAGTTCCCGTAAAATATCAGGGTTTTTTTCCAAAACAAGGGTAAGCGACTCGCCGGTTTTTTTAATTTTATGCTCTGCTACTTCACGCGGTCGATAATCGGCCACAGCCGCCGCCTTAATAACTACATCGCAGGCAGCATATTCGGTCAAAACGGCCTGCCGCATCTCTTCCGCCGTTTCCACCTTCTTTACGAAAATACCCAGTGGCGGGGTTAATGCGGTGGGGCCGGAGACGAGAATGACCTCCGCACCGCGGCGAGCTGCCGCTTCAGCTATAGCATAGCCCATTTTGCCACTTGACCGGTTGCCTAAATAACGAACAGGGTCAAGCGGTTCACGGGTACCGCCGGCAGTAACCAAAATTCGCTTGCCCGCCAATACTCCACGCGACCGGAGCAGTTCCTCCACTTTGGCAACAATTATCTCCGGCTCGGGCAAGCGCCCGGGGCCTTCCACCCCGCAGGCCAGCATGCCTGTTGCGGGTTCAATGATGTGATAGCCCAATTCAGCCAGTTTTTGCAAGTTATGTTGGACAATAGGATTTAGATACATATTGCTATTCATGGCTGGCGCCAATACTATCGGCGCTTGGGTAGCCATCACGGTCGTTGAAAGCATATCATCGGCAATTCCGTTGGCAATTTTGCCAATTATGTTGGCGGTTGCAGGGGCTATTAAAAATAAATCGGCCAAAGTGGCCAATGCAATATGCTGAACATTCCAGTTTTTGGGTTCTTCCCACATATCAACTACTACTGGATTACCGCTTATCTCCCGAAAAGTAAGGGGCGTAACAAATTTGGTAGCCGATTTGGTCATAATAACATGAACCGAACTTCCGGCTTTCCGCAAGCGGCTAACTATTTCCACACTTTTATACACGGCAATGCCGCCGCTAACGCCCAGGACAATATTTTTGCCCTTCAACACGGTGTCCTCCTACTTAATACCTGTCTTGGTACGCTCATAAGTGATTTTGCCTTGAGCAACCTCTTCCAAGGCTATGGTGACGGGTTTATTCGATTTGCTTTCAACAAGCGGCGGTTCGCCGTTCATGATTTCCCGAGCTCGCTTTGCGGCAAGAACAACTAATGTATATTTACTGTCAACTTTATCTACTAATACGTCTAAGGACGGATGAATCAACCTGAATCCCTCCTTCTAAAGTTTCGCTGCGCGCCGTGAAGTTTGACAAATGCTATCAATCAACCCATTGTTGCGCTCCACCCGGCACTTTTCCGCCGTTATGATTGCGGCTATTTTTTGCACTGCGCGATCCACTTCATCGTTTACCACAAAATAATGATAGTTATAAGCGCAACTAAGTTCGGCCGTAACACAGCTTAACCGTTGTTTAATCGCTTCCGCACTGTCAGTCCCGCGTTTATGAATGCGCTCCGCCAGTTCGTCCAAAGAAGGCGGCAAGATATATATGAATACGCCCTGCGGAAACTTCTTTTTAATCTGCAACGCGCCCTGGATATCGATTTCCAACACAACATCCTTGCCACTGCTTAGTAAGTCCATTACATACCGCCGCGGTGTTCCATAAAAGTTCCCATACACTTCGGCCCATTCAAGAAGCTCATCGTTTTCAATCATGGCCTGAAATTTTTCGCGAGATACAAACCAATAGTTAACCCCGTTCACCTCCCCGGCACGGGGTAAGCGGGTAGTGGCTGAGATTGAGTAATTTAAATTAGGATCATTACGCAGCAATTCCCGGCAAATCGTCCCTTTTCCTGTCCCGGACGGCCCGGAAAGCACAATTAAGATCCCTTGCTGCGTCATTTGCGAGTCTCCTTTCAGTATCTATTCGGCCGTATCTTCGCTTGTATCCTTGCTGGCCAAACGATGGGCAACCGTTTCGGGCTGAACAGCTGAGAGAATGACGTGATCACTATCGGCGATAATGACGGCGCGAGTACGGCGGCCATAAGTCGCGTCAATTAACATCCCTCTGTCACGGGCCTCTTGAATAATTCGTTTGATGGGAGCCGATTCGGGGCTAACAATGCTAACAATGCGGTTAGCCGATACAATATTGCCAAAACCGATATTAATAAGTTTAATTTCCATAATAAATTCCCCCTAACAAAATTCTGGCCACGACTCACACTATATTACATTCTATATTACTCTATGTTTTGGATTTGCTCTCTGACCTTCTCAATCTCACTTTTAATTTCAACAACAATATTCGCAATAGTGAAATCGTTGGCCTTGGAGGCAATGGTATTGGTTTCGCGGTTAATCTCCTGCACGATAAAGTCCAACTTTCTTCCCACAGCTTCACCGACATCCAGAGTAGAACGAAACTGGGCAAGATGACTCTTTAGCCGCACCAATTCTTCCGCAATATTAGTCCGGTCAGCAAAACAAGCCACTTCTTGGAGCAGCCGCGTCTCGTCAGGCTCTACCCCTATAGCGGTCAAGGCATCGCGCATACGCGCCAGCAGTTTGGCGCGATATTCTTCCAGCACTTCGGGCATCCGCTCTTCAATCTGCTGAACATAAGTCTCTATTTTGGCAATTCGCATTGTCAAATCAGCTTGTATGTTGGCGCCTTCGGCCAAACGCATAGCGAGAAGATTGCCAATGGCTGCATCCATTGCTTCCGATAGTTTGGGCCATAACTTTAGAACATCTTGCTCTTCTTCTTCCACTTTCAGAACATCAGGAAATCTTGCAATAAGCGGGGTAAAATCCACGGTCGAGCTGTTCAATAATCTGGCTAATTCTCTCATTGCATTATGGTAAGCCATTGCCAATTCTTTGTCAACCCTAACCATTCGTCGCTGCTCGCCAAATTCTTCCATGGCAATATATATATCAACGCGACCTCGGAACAAAGATTGGGCAATGCTACGGCGAATTTTGTCCTCCAAAGCACTCAGATTTTTTGGCGCTCGGATACCAATTTCGGTATAACGATGATTTACAGCTTTGATTTCGACGGTAAAGCGATGATTGCTGTCGATATATTCCCCACGACCAAATCCGGTCATACTTTTGAGCACTAGATGATGCACCTTCCTTCGCGTTGTTATTATTGACGGCAAAAAATATATTTAAACCATGTTTTTTTTAAATTACTTCGCCTTACTTCCTATAATTCCTTTTTTCGCCGGAAAAAAGCAATAGAAAAAGGAGGAGCATCTGCCCTCCGTAAAGTATCTAATTCGCGTTCTATTTAATGTTTGGCAAGTCAAAATAAAAGCCGCGTTTTTTTTGGTCATACGCTGTAACAACCAATATGGCTGGCTTGTTCGCGTCTATATTCCGTTCTTTAAAATAAAGATAGGCTTGCATAACGTAGAGTTTTTGCGCCCCTTTGTTAACAATGACAGTAGCTTCACCAGGTATGTTAATCTGATCGGCAGTAATACTCCGCCGACCCTGCTTTATAATGGCGTTTACTGTTTTTGCAAAGTCTTTACTATCCCCGACCAAAGTGACGCTGAACGATAGAAAACCGGCATAATCGGCCAATATCTTTTCGCTGTCGCTTAGTTTTACAGGCTGAGACTTTTGGGTCTTTTCCCGCGCATCGCAGGCCAAAAGCAGATACGGTGTATACAAATGGGCGCGCTCAGTCATTTCATCCAATACAACTGCCTGTCCTTCATAGGCTGTCCAAGCGATAAGAAATTCATCTAGGGACACATAGGCCTTCTCTATCCCATATCTTTGCGCTTCTTTCATCATCACCGCGTTAACAGGTGCAATTGCCAGAGCCTGATTGCACAGCAAGAGCATAACCACGACAGCGGCACAAACTATCCTCATTTCGTCACCCCCTATTCTCTTATTTTTTTATTATTATTATATTTATCGTTTGCAAAAAATTTCCTTTAAATACCAGGTACGTAGTTAAAAAGGAGCCTCAATGAGAGGCTCCGTCATCTACAAACTCAATAAGTATTCGCCACGGAATACTTCTACGGCTGGACCAGACATATAAACATGGTTATCGTTGCCCCATTCAAGAACTAAATCGCCGCCATCCAGGTGAATGGTGGCCACCCGTCCCGTCTTACCGTTCAATACGGCTGCCACCAGTGTTGCGCTCG
Above is a window of Thermosinus carboxydivorans Nor1 DNA encoding:
- the fmt gene encoding methionyl-tRNA formyltransferase, translated to MGKLRVIFMGTPDFAVPTLEKLLAAKHDIVAVVTQPDRPKGRGQRMAASPVKEFAISQGLPVLQPEKIKDPVFINHMLQLRPDVIVVVAFGQILPQGLLDLPPLGCINVHASLLPRYRGAAPIHWAIINGETKTGVTTMWMDIGMDTGDMILKAETPIGPDETTGELHDRLKWMGAELLVRSLELLMAGNAPRIPQDNSAASYAPLLTRDIEQVDWRRSALEVHNLVRGLNPWPGAYTTHSGKTLKIWRTRIIDGHAGSVPPGTVVDVRHHGVVVATGRGLIQLTEVQPESKKRMQACEYARGYNLCAGDILG
- the def gene encoding peptide deformylase, producing MSVLEIKKAGDKVLKEKAAPVGKIDRKVKQLLDDMAQTMYAAEGVGLAAPQVGVSLRIIVVDVGDGLIELINPVIVAAEGSETNTEGCLSVPGVYGEVERYAQVVVEGLERSGKKVRITGTGLLARALQHEIDHLDGVLFIEKAKTLYKGQGQE
- the priA gene encoding primosomal protein N', with the protein product MGRIAEVAVNIAVRTIAATFSYLIPPELAFVGRGWRVRVPFGQREAEGFVVAVKEQAEAEGLKPVLSVLDDEPWFDENMLQTAEWMSNYYLCPLAEALRLFVPGKGELKSHIAYRLNESESKPSSSLSCQISDEMNQVLNYLRAKSLTAQHQLVKKFGPNVLTALRKLERLNLVERAAMSISKFRPRYEQRLMLAVNRREAAETLDRLTGKPAQQRLLTVLMEESELTPNRLKQYRISADTVKRLIAAGLVRSERRRVMRNSYAQLCREPAPQENRMALTNEQRQAVTQILAAIASREHKSFLIHGVTGSGKTQVYIEAAAAARQQGRQVIVMVPEIALTGQTVSRFNERFGEDVVVVHSRLSAGERHDAWQRIRAGEAGIVIGARSAVFAPCTQIGLIILDEEHEFTYKQEESPRYHTREVALMRARQAGASVVLGSATPSLESYYQALAGRHVLLTLSERVDGRALPAVTVVDMREELAAGRRGVISQPLRELLTQTRQEGGQAIILLNRRGYATFVLCRECGHVLRCEHCDVSLVYHATDKTIRCHYCQKTRQAPSLCPACGSRYIRYFGTGTQKVEEELAALFPEARVVRMDQDTTTGKMAHERILSAFSRGEYDILLGTQMVAKGIDIPNVTAVGIIAADTSLNLPDFRAAEKTFALITQAAGRAGRGSQPGHVVVQTYNPEHYAIKAGAAHDYHAFYNIEAAYRRQLHYPPFGGLIKLTVHGTEETLVCGHAQNLADELNRALSSIGKTQVVGPFPAPIAKIEDIFRMNILIKSNAMAEVKETLVSMGVASRRDVILDIDPLNLL
- a CDS encoding heavy-metal-associated domain-containing protein codes for the protein MPASKAIKKSVYSVGGLKGDHCRDRIEHTLSHLDGVTDVDVNLNTRQVTVEYDANVIASGYIEETLQMLGYSIRG
- the metK gene encoding methionine adenosyltransferase, translated to MEKKRVLFTSESVTEGHPDKIADQISDSILDAILAQDPMARVACETLVTTGLVHVVGEITTSCYVDIPKIVRETIKEIGYTRAKFGFDGDTCGVMTSIDEQSPDIAMGVNKALEAKRGEMDEVEAIGAGDQGMMFGYATNETPEFMPLPIALAHRLARRLAEVRKNGELAYLRPDGKTQVTVEYVDGKPVRVDTIVVSAQHSPDVDLATIEKDIIAKVITPVVPGDMLDAQTKYYINPTGRFVVGGPQGDAGLTGRKIIVDTYGGMARHGGGAFSGKDPTKVDRSAAYAARYVAKNVVAAGLADKCEIQLAYAIGIARPVSIMVETFGTAKIAESRIVELIQKHFDLRPAGIIKSLDLRRPIYRQTAAYGHFGRTDIDLPWERTDKAEILRREANL
- the coaBC gene encoding bifunctional phosphopantothenoylcysteine decarboxylase/phosphopantothenate--cysteine ligase CoaBC is translated as MLKGKNIVLGVSGGIAVYKSVEIVSRLRKAGSSVHVIMTKSATKFVTPLTFREISGNPVVVDMWEEPKNWNVQHIALATLADLFLIAPATANIIGKIANGIADDMLSTTVMATQAPIVLAPAMNSNMYLNPIVQHNLQKLAELGYHIIEPATGMLACGVEGPGRLPEPEIIVAKVEELLRSRGVLAGKRILVTAGGTREPLDPVRYLGNRSSGKMGYAIAEAAARRGAEVILVSGPTALTPPLGIFVKKVETAEEMRQAVLTEYAACDVVIKAAAVADYRPREVAEHKIKKTGESLTLVLEKNPDILRELGALKRHQILVGFAAETQDLLSNAKEKLAQKNLDMIVANDVTLPGAGFNADTNIVKLIYRDGSVEELERMPKTRVAEIILDRVCDLLTKKG
- the rpoZ gene encoding DNA-directed RNA polymerase subunit omega; this encodes MIHPSLDVLVDKVDSKYTLVVLAAKRAREIMNGEPPLVESKSNKPVTIALEEVAQGKITYERTKTGIK
- the gmk gene encoding guanylate kinase, which translates into the protein MTQQGILIVLSGPSGTGKGTICRELLRNDPNLNYSISATTRLPRAGEVNGVNYWFVSREKFQAMIENDELLEWAEVYGNFYGTPRRYVMDLLSSGKDVVLEIDIQGALQIKKKFPQGVFIYILPPSLDELAERIHKRGTDSAEAIKQRLSCVTAELSCAYNYHYFVVNDEVDRAVQKIAAIITAEKCRVERNNGLIDSICQTSRRAAKL
- the remA gene encoding extracellular matrix/biofilm regulator RemA — its product is MEIKLINIGFGNIVSANRIVSIVSPESAPIKRIIQEARDRGMLIDATYGRRTRAVIIADSDHVILSAVQPETVAHRLASKDTSEDTAE
- a CDS encoding YicC/YloC family endoribonuclease yields the protein MLKSMTGFGRGEYIDSNHRFTVEIKAVNHRYTEIGIRAPKNLSALEDKIRRSIAQSLFRGRVDIYIAMEEFGEQRRMVRVDKELAMAYHNAMRELARLLNSSTVDFTPLIARFPDVLKVEEEEQDVLKLWPKLSEAMDAAIGNLLAMRLAEGANIQADLTMRIAKIETYVQQIEERMPEVLEEYRAKLLARMRDALTAIGVEPDETRLLQEVACFADRTNIAEELVRLKSHLAQFRSTLDVGEAVGRKLDFIVQEINRETNTIASKANDFTIANIVVEIKSEIEKVREQIQNIE